AAAGGCAGGTCCTGTGATATTACTCACTCCTGTGATGTGCCCAACCTCAAAATATCTTCTTCTTGAATTAGTTGATATTCAGGTTACGACTAAGGATTAATTGTATAattattaaacattataaaatagtgaaaaacacagttttccACATTAACAGTTTCTAAAAGACCAAACTTGCGTCttcacatgttttgttttggtcagTAATAAATGACTGACTGTATCTATGACAACATACACGGTGATTATGACGTGCAACAGACGCGTGTAATGAATGGACCAGCCAACGCCAATATGACAGTGTATACAGCAATTCAGCAAAACAGCATTCATAGTGGTTATGACACAAAAAAGAGGAGAGTGTGTGCCAAAGGGTCAGCTGTCGTCATTGTGACTGTGCATACAGCGATAATGACATACAAAAGGACCAAAAGGGGCAGCTACCGTTGCTATGACAGCATACATAATGATTATGACATGTTAAAGGTTCAGCTGCTGTTGTTATGACGCTGTACTCAATGATTATGGTGTACAAAGGGCTTTGCGTGAAATGATTATGACATACAAAACAGTCATATACGTGCAAATGGACCAGCCGCCATCATTATGATGGCATACAACAATTATGGCATAAAACAGGATCGATAgagaaacaagtcatttcacgGGGGTAAGGACGTTCAataaaatgtatccactgattgaCAGACTTCTCTTTGCCAaagtaagtctatgggaaaaagtattttgggTCCGTtagcatcacatgacagacctGGACGTTTTAATTCTACATTTGGCCACTGAGTAAAACTGGCTTTAAAGCCCAGCGCTGTTTCTGGGGGCTTTAGTGGTATGTGAAAAAggacaacctaaggcatccatcGATACCAATCACGTTGGCATAGCTTGTTGGAAAGGCAGCTAAATAATGCTCTGAAGTTAGGCTTAATTTGGGTGAGGGAACAAATCAAATCAGTTAAAAACAAGTGGCATGGTGaatttcaaaggggtcccttaacCTCTGATAAACTGAGTGAAGACAACCTGATAATGACAAACAACATCTGTGGAGACTGTTGTAGGCTGCAGGAATATTGAAACTTTACTCtgttaaaatgtgataaaagaTGAAGAAGTGCtgtatgataataataataataataataataatcactcAACCTTCATATGGGTAGACTAAATACTAGCAGGACTAAAAATACACTTGACCTAATAATCCCAACTTGAACCTCACAGTGACTGAAACATCTTTCAGCTAAAATAATCAGAACATAAAGCTAACACATCAATGTATCACTGTCCAAATATTTAAGGTCGCTGCATGTTGCACTGTGTCAATATTTAAAGTTATTAGTTGTTAAGTAATCAAATGAAACCCCGCTGACTCTGTTTCACCAGGAGAGAGTGTGATAGTCACGGTGTGCGGTACGGAGGAGGACACCGCGGCGCTGCTGGCCACGGTGCTGGACGGTGACCACACAGCAGCGTCTCTGCTGGCTCGAGCCATCCACCAGGATCCAGTGACCATCGATGCCAGCACAGACGGTCTGACGGTGCCACTCAGCCCCTCTGAGCTCGGCATCTGGATTGACCCTATAGGTGAAATGCTTACTGTTTTCCTGTTTGACGCACTGAAATAATCCAGAAAACAATGCAGAGGGTTGAGCCTTGGTGAGAACTGTCTGTCTCACGTTTGTCATTAAGATGCTACCAGCCAGTACATAGAGGGCAAAGAGGAGGTGCTGGAGGAGGGCCACCTGTCTCCTTCAGGTCTGCACTGTGCTTTGGTCCTCATCGGGGTTTATCTACGGAGCACAGGCGAGCCCGTCATGGGCGTCATCAACCAGCCGTTCAACTATAAAGCTCCAGCAGGTGGAGggtaagttaaaaaaaaacgcTATATGTCCTcttctgtaacgtttatttcTGAGGTCACAGTTAGTGATGGTGTTGTACTGTCCTCCCTGTTTTCATACACGAGGGGGCAGaatgttaaaaaacatctcTCAATATAAGATGAAAGACTTAATTGTCATCCATCTATGTACAGTTTATTAAGTACGCAGAGGAACAAAACTGTGTTTCTATCATCCCGgtacaaaacaaaagaatgacCAAATGAGTGTAAGGTGCAAACAACAAGGTACAAACATATATCAAAATAACAAACGTGTGGTGCaataatagaaaaatataaatgcatatagtgtaaaagcaaaaacaatgaGTGAAACAAATGCTAAGTGCTCTAAACAACAGTAAAAGCGTTTCTCTGAGGATATTTATGTAGTAACGtgacgtgtgtgtgttataGGCAGGATGAAAGTGACTTCATGACTGTGGACTTGTATTGGATTGCATTAAACTGTACAAGtatacctaataaagtggccactgagtgTCGTTCCTCCACAATTCTTAACTTGTTGATAGATATTTTCAATATAGTGTTTTCTTTCTCAGTCATTGGTGCATCTGCACTGTTTGTACCTttcactgtctttgtctttatctctgtttctctttctctgtgcgTCACAAGGCCAGAACTCACACTGTGAGTTTTATCCAGTTTGAGCCTGACCAGATTCTCTATGTGACAGATCAATCAGAAAACTGAGAGTGTTTAGATGATGAGGTGACGCACCACCTGATAAAACTCCTGAACCTTGTGAATAACTACGTAACCAAGATGTTATAACATTTATTGTAGGGCCATCTGTTAACctgaaggaatacttcacctcccaaatgaacatttgtatatcaattgcTCAGCACTTGTTACTTTTACTTTGTGAAgaagactttgtttttctggcataTGTCCACattgaacgaagaatccaaaaatggagaaaattctgcTATGTTTAACTTCATATTCTTTGCTCCGGTCACTGCAGCCTCAACGTCACCATCAAACATGCGCTCTCGCTCTCCCTCATGGCCGCACACTTGCTACGCACTCAATCTGGCACCAAAATCTGTGTCATGATTTAGTCCGGAgggtaattgatatacaaataggCATTAAgcgggtgaagtattcctttaaagcagatgaaataaatatttttatcatAACAGTGTATAAAATAACAGTGTAATCACCTGAGTCTGCAGCTCCCCTTGGCTTCACTGAGCCATCGTTAAGTCATCCGGTCTGTAACTTTATTGTTATGGTTCACTCTCACCTCTCTCACTGCATCATTTTCGGATGCAGCAGGCGGCAGTTTTCAGAGAAAAACCTGCTCGTCACCAAatagcagacacagagcaactgCCATTTAGGAAAGGAAAGTACAGTATTCTCAACCTACCAATAATCATTTGTGTTCACAGCTGGAGGGGGAAGCATTTCTGGGGGGTGTCCTGCGGCAGCATCaatgtctgctctgtgtctcgGCCTAAAGAAGGACCAGGAGGGGGGCTGTCTGTGGTACTGAGCTCCAGTGAGAAGCAGGTGGTAAAGGAAGCCCTGAGCTCGCTGTGCGGTCCTGACAAGCTGATGTACGCCTCTGGAGCCGGCTACAAGATCCTGTGTGTCATTCAGGGCCTAGCTGATGCTTACGTCCTCTCAGAGGGAAGCACCTTCAAGTGGGACTCCTGCGCTCCTCACGCCCTGCTCCGAGCCCTCGGAGGCGGGGTGGTGGACCTTAAAAAGTGTCTACAGAACAGCTCTGCACCACGGGATCACCAGGCAGAACTGACCTACCACCAGTCTTACACTGAGTGTAAAGGAGCTGACCGCTGGGCCAACCACGGCGGCTTGGTGGCTTATCGAGACTGTTCTCAGCTTTGCAGCATCATGGGAACTCTGAAAGGCAAGCTGTAGTTGAAAGAGCAGTGAATGTCAGTCAGCACGACCTGACGCAGTTATTGTTGCTATATGATCATATTCACGTTTTCTATATTAGTAGAGAGAGAGGGTTGGGGGTACAGAGTGAAATATGaagtaatattttaaatataaatgatactgtcttttttttaaccagataTATTTGCAAGTGTATATATTACAAGATGAGCATCTGGTCTGGGCCAAATAATGTTTTCACATAGTGTCTTGTCTTTGGTTTTAATTACATAGGTCTTACAAACTTCACAAGGCTGTTAGGATTCAAGTTAGAGAGATTTGTTCAGAAGTCGAAATAACATTTTGGgtacaaaaaaaacaggtgaTACCTATCAATCAGATGCAAAATATAAAGAAGCCTGTCTTGCTCTCAGGTTTattgttaaaggtccagtgtgaaggatttatgGGGACAtaatggcagaaatggaatttgttttgaaattgttttctcgtgtgtataatcacctgaaaataagaatcatgtttTAGTTACCTTGAAataagccatttatatctacatagggagcaggtccatCATCCAATaggatgatttgagaggtgggcCTTTTATGGTGGTCACAATAATACAactggtaaacaatggaggagaaactggtggtagcagttgcgAAAAACCCAGAGCTATATGGCTcaatgatagacagcaggttgtcaaactgccgcTGAGTCATCCTAACATATGCCTGGAAACATCCATCAttgaggcgaagctcctggaccacaCAGGTCTCCGTTTcactgtgcccaacaaactacttactgacagcctctcatcctcaaccagagctacagcaaggaccctctgcctgtccattccAATAACTAGCTActgattactgtgaaataaatgaaatgaataaattcatcgtagattgattacacagaaAGATTAGGATGAGGTGATGGcatggttgcctggcaacaataaaaagcgGCAGCaagggttttgtttttgtttttttactagtggcatgcaattttgttaaaaaaaaaaaaggcagtgtggtgcATGTCATATTTCTCACCCTGCAGaaggctttctgtgtgatcagggcatTACTGGATGTTTCTACCGGTTTAAAtcgtgagcacacattaagttatcagagaaaacgGGTGAGCACATATTTGCCGGTGCTGGGCAAGCTGACTGTCTGTAATGTACCAAACAGCATCAGGGATACACTGATTTATAATATGAAACcggtttattcagtgtttttactggctttaatcacctggtccatttattttgtagaggaagagacctctgcaaataattcAGCTTCTGGTAAAACCTCCTTTTAACTAGTAGAAGTgcttgatgccactaaatccccctaaattttacacactggactttaaaTATACCAAGAAAGCCTTGTGTCTTTgtgcattaaaaacacacaggaaatcAAACATACAGTTGTTGTTcccagaaaaaaagtcaaagaacTGATgtttgaggaagaggaggtcaAAGGGTGGAGTGACAGAAAAAgtctgggaaccactgatctgcATCCTACCAGATGAGTGGGATTTGTCACGGAGGAGAGTGCAACAGACAGCAGAAAGTTCAGACAACCACAATCATGTTTCTCAGTCTTACTGTTGAGAAGCTTCCTCCTTGCAGCTCCAACAAAGTCAACATTATTTGTGAATTTTGTTTGGCTCAGACCTGATGAGCATTTATTAAACACAGCTAAGCTTTGTAAGAGTTTGTCTACGTGAAGAAAGTGTATCATGTTAGTTAAAAGCAGGAACAGTGCTCACTGCTGGACAGCTGAGGAACGCTTCACTGCCAGAGGAAAGGTAATGTGTCACCATGATGCTGCTCCTGACTGATCCCAAGGATTTCTCTTGGATTTAAGGGAGACTAAATTACAGTTATGAA
This region of Epinephelus fuscoguttatus linkage group LG1, E.fuscoguttatus.final_Chr_v1 genomic DNA includes:
- the inpp1 gene encoding inositol polyphosphate 1-phosphatase, which codes for MADLLRLLLRVAEKAANVARVCRQEAPLFQLLVQEKTGDDKNKKFVQDFKTLADVVIQEMIRHDVGAKFPEMAGFINGEESNKFENGLGESVIVTVCGTEEDTAALLATVLDGDHTAASLLARAIHQDPVTIDASTDGLTVPLSPSELGIWIDPIDATSQYIEGKEEVLEEGHLSPSGLHCALVLIGVYLRSTGEPVMGVINQPFNYKAPAGGGWRGKHFWGVSCGSINVCSVSRPKEGPGGGLSVVLSSSEKQVVKEALSSLCGPDKLMYASGAGYKILCVIQGLADAYVLSEGSTFKWDSCAPHALLRALGGGVVDLKKCLQNSSAPRDHQAELTYHQSYTECKGADRWANHGGLVAYRDCSQLCSIMGTLKGKL